A region of Mesorhizobium sp. M3A.F.Ca.ET.080.04.2.1 DNA encodes the following proteins:
- a CDS encoding flavodoxin family protein, giving the protein MPSPRLDENEFKARYRRRFYDPAFRSEDEAVARLAEIAWQAYREERKAPITRKAGQGFHDPDYDLSVEWLAARDAVEAAQRRHRDKAAPSRILLINGSSRSEHTCPGEMSKSFRLVELARRTIATRPGFSVELLDLARLASEYGRKIYPCKACFSTAAALCHWPCSCYPNHSLGQIDDWMNDIYPLWVEAHGVMIVTPVNWYHTSSPVKLMMDRLVCADGGNPDPSLTQGKNATLAKQAELAGWAYPRHLEGRLFSVVVHGDTEGAENVRHALVDALRSMKLDQVGEAAELHRYIGYWKPYATSHDELDADSAVQTEVANAALALAEAVEKRRAGSFETIGAALEDPRPK; this is encoded by the coding sequence ATGCCGAGCCCGCGTCTGGACGAGAACGAATTCAAGGCGCGCTATCGCCGGCGCTTCTATGACCCTGCCTTCCGGTCCGAGGACGAAGCCGTCGCTAGGCTGGCCGAGATCGCCTGGCAGGCCTATCGAGAGGAGCGCAAAGCCCCGATCACCCGCAAGGCGGGGCAGGGCTTTCATGATCCCGACTATGACCTCTCGGTCGAATGGTTGGCCGCGAGGGATGCGGTCGAGGCGGCGCAGCGCCGCCACCGGGACAAGGCCGCGCCGTCGCGCATCCTGTTGATCAACGGCTCCTCGCGAAGCGAGCACACCTGTCCGGGCGAGATGTCGAAGAGTTTCCGGCTTGTCGAGCTGGCGCGGCGGACGATCGCGACAAGGCCAGGCTTTTCGGTCGAGTTGCTCGACCTGGCGCGGCTCGCCTCCGAATACGGCCGCAAGATCTATCCGTGCAAGGCCTGCTTCTCGACGGCGGCGGCGCTCTGCCACTGGCCGTGCTCCTGCTATCCCAACCATTCGCTCGGCCAGATCGACGACTGGATGAACGACATCTACCCGCTCTGGGTCGAGGCGCATGGCGTGATGATCGTGACGCCGGTCAACTGGTATCACACCTCCTCGCCGGTGAAGCTGATGATGGACCGCCTGGTCTGCGCCGACGGCGGCAATCCCGATCCGTCGCTGACGCAAGGCAAGAACGCCACGCTCGCCAAACAGGCCGAGCTCGCCGGCTGGGCCTATCCACGCCATCTCGAAGGCCGGCTGTTTTCCGTCGTCGTCCATGGCGACACGGAAGGCGCCGAAAACGTGCGCCACGCGCTCGTCGACGCGCTGCGCTCGATGAAGCTCGACCAGGTCGGCGAGGCGGCCGAGCTCCACCGCTATATCGGCTACTGGAAGCCCTATGCGACCAGCCATGACGAGCTCGACGCCGACAGTGCCGTGCAGACGGAGGTGGCCAACGCCGCGCTGGCGCTCGCCGAGGCCGTCGAAAAGCGCCGGGCCGGGTCGTTCGAGACGATCGGAGCGGCGCTCGAGGATCCGCGCCCGAAATAG